A part of Myxococcales bacterium genomic DNA contains:
- the dnaJ gene encoding molecular chaperone DnaJ, protein MAQEDYYEILGVSRDATESELKTAYRKLAHKYHPDKNPGDKSAEEKFKKASVAYGVLSDAQKRAQYDRFGHAGMGGGAGPEDFASGINIQDIFGDIFGDFFSGQGGGRKRSRAERGADLRYHLNIKFEEAAFGVEKEISIKRKEACSSCQGSGAKSGSKRETCHSCNGAGEIRMQKGFFAISQSCPTCNGQGSRITDPCDACKGSGRQSVVRKIKVKIPAGIEEGVQLRYTGEGEGGIQGGGRGDLYVAVVIDPHPIFEREGNNVLCQVPISFVQAALGAKIDVPTLDGKVSMNIPAGTQSGSVFRLKEKGIVRMRASHNNKRGDQLVTVKVEVPKKLTNKQKELLKEFADISEEETHPEHKGFFEKVRELFG, encoded by the coding sequence ATGGCACAAGAGGATTATTACGAAATATTAGGCGTTTCGCGTGATGCGACGGAGAGTGAATTAAAAACCGCATATCGAAAGCTTGCGCATAAATACCATCCAGATAAGAATCCAGGCGATAAGAGTGCCGAGGAAAAATTTAAAAAAGCATCAGTCGCTTATGGAGTGCTCAGTGACGCTCAAAAACGAGCTCAATATGATCGTTTTGGTCATGCTGGTATGGGCGGAGGTGCTGGGCCTGAAGATTTTGCCAGTGGTATAAATATTCAAGATATTTTTGGAGATATTTTTGGAGATTTCTTTAGTGGCCAAGGCGGAGGGCGTAAGCGCAGTCGTGCCGAGCGCGGGGCAGATTTACGTTACCATCTTAATATTAAGTTTGAAGAAGCTGCTTTTGGAGTTGAAAAAGAAATTAGCATCAAACGCAAAGAGGCATGTTCTAGTTGTCAAGGAAGTGGAGCAAAGTCGGGAAGCAAACGTGAAACCTGTCACTCCTGCAATGGTGCTGGAGAGATTCGCATGCAGAAGGGATTTTTTGCAATTTCGCAATCATGTCCTACCTGCAATGGCCAAGGTTCTCGCATAACCGATCCGTGCGATGCTTGTAAAGGCTCTGGACGCCAGTCCGTAGTGCGAAAAATAAAGGTTAAAATTCCTGCAGGTATCGAGGAAGGTGTCCAGCTGCGCTACACCGGCGAGGGAGAAGGTGGTATCCAAGGTGGAGGGCGAGGAGATCTTTATGTTGCTGTTGTGATCGATCCGCATCCTATTTTTGAGCGCGAAGGCAATAATGTGTTGTGCCAGGTGCCGATTTCATTTGTACAGGCAGCGCTAGGGGCAAAGATCGACGTGCCAACCCTTGATGGAAAAGTTTCAATGAATATTCCTGCAGGCACTCAATCAGGTTCGGTTTTTAGATTGAAGGAAAAGGGCATTGTGCGAATGAGAGCATCTCATAATAACAAGCGCGGTGATCAGTTGGTGACAGTGAAGGTAGAGGTTCCTAAAAAATTAACTAATAAACAAAAAGAACTTTTAAAAGAATTTGCTGATATTTCAGAGGAAGAAACACACCCAGAACACAAAGGGTTTTTTGAAAAAGTGCGCGAACTTTTTGGATAA